One stretch of Aquimarina sp. Aq107 DNA includes these proteins:
- a CDS encoding T9SS type A sorting domain-containing protein: protein MRVTVILLLGISFFLNNPKLFCQNTNSYAPENFTRISEGEGGFDGNLEGGDRFSRDHDVAGDINNDGVLDLVIGARSDDDGATDAGAVYILFMNPDGTVSTHQKISMLEGNFSETLTEGNFFGYGVAGIGDYNNDSIPDIAVSAPTQSNRALYIIHLNRDGTVKSFVKNANIIAQGLSAIGDLNDDGRIDLVACNPGSDDGGTDRGAIDILFLNEQSEVEISETVTISSTNGGFGSGLENGDSFGGREVSMLGDIDNDGNKELAVGAFQSEGGKGAIWILSLSNDNYNVISKQKITEGIGGFTDNLDTETNPNGTIGAQFGHAMTSPGDLNADGIPELITGANQQDEGHAYILYLNEDKTVKTYTKINNTEGGFDLSLEPEERFSRSISFIGDLKGDGSLAVNIGGGAGGTGALYIMFLKPCKLSEEPGFNFWNGGTTLFSNWNHNTQTVTGPLSFEQCSIKAYETDASYITFKESDGRCICKANDAFLDSSDELSSAFINTCSTDNTLSIPSSSKNDFIAYPIPTENYLRIEGLTSILEFEKIKITDINGKLLPLDDYVIIDNIVEINTQQLSKGIYFLNIYKNEKTFHSIKFIK, encoded by the coding sequence ATGAGAGTAACAGTAATTTTACTTTTAGGAATATCTTTTTTCCTAAATAATCCCAAACTATTCTGTCAAAACACCAACTCGTATGCACCTGAAAATTTTACACGCATTTCCGAAGGAGAAGGAGGTTTTGATGGCAATCTTGAAGGAGGAGATCGTTTTAGTAGAGATCACGATGTAGCCGGTGATATCAATAATGATGGAGTACTTGACCTAGTCATTGGTGCAAGATCTGATGATGATGGTGCCACAGATGCAGGTGCAGTTTACATTTTATTTATGAATCCTGACGGAACCGTATCTACCCATCAAAAAATATCTATGTTAGAAGGAAATTTTAGCGAGACATTAACCGAAGGAAATTTCTTTGGATATGGGGTCGCAGGGATTGGAGATTACAACAACGATTCTATTCCCGACATCGCTGTTTCTGCTCCGACTCAATCCAACAGAGCTTTATACATCATTCACTTAAATCGTGATGGTACTGTCAAGAGTTTTGTAAAAAACGCTAACATTATCGCTCAGGGACTTTCTGCAATTGGAGATCTAAATGATGACGGAAGGATTGATCTCGTAGCCTGCAATCCAGGTTCTGATGATGGAGGAACAGATAGAGGAGCTATTGATATTTTATTTTTAAACGAACAATCAGAAGTTGAGATTTCAGAAACAGTAACGATAAGTTCTACAAACGGGGGATTTGGATCTGGATTAGAAAACGGGGATTCTTTCGGAGGTCGTGAGGTCTCTATGTTAGGAGATATCGACAACGATGGTAACAAAGAACTTGCCGTTGGAGCATTTCAATCCGAAGGTGGTAAAGGAGCTATCTGGATTCTATCTTTAAGCAATGATAACTACAATGTTATCTCCAAACAAAAAATCACGGAAGGAATAGGAGGTTTTACAGACAACTTGGATACAGAAACGAATCCTAATGGAACAATTGGAGCACAATTTGGACATGCTATGACAAGCCCCGGAGATCTTAACGCAGATGGTATTCCTGAGTTAATAACAGGTGCTAATCAGCAAGATGAAGGTCATGCCTATATCTTATATCTTAATGAGGATAAAACTGTAAAAACGTATACGAAAATAAATAACACTGAAGGAGGTTTTGATCTTTCTTTAGAACCTGAAGAACGTTTTTCTAGATCAATTTCCTTTATTGGAGATCTTAAAGGAGATGGAAGTCTTGCTGTAAATATTGGAGGTGGTGCCGGAGGAACTGGAGCCTTATACATTATGTTTTTAAAACCCTGCAAACTATCTGAAGAACCAGGATTTAATTTCTGGAATGGAGGAACAACATTATTCTCTAACTGGAATCATAATACCCAAACAGTTACGGGACCTTTAAGTTTTGAACAATGCTCCATAAAAGCTTATGAGACTGATGCTTCCTATATAACATTCAAAGAAAGTGATGGGAGATGCATCTGTAAAGCTAACGACGCTTTTTTAGATAGTAGCGACGAATTAAGCTCAGCATTTATAAACACTTGTTCTACAGACAACACATTGTCTATTCCATCATCATCTAAAAACGATTTTATTGCATATCCAATTCCTACAGAAAATTATCTTAGAATTGAGGGTTTAACATCAATATTAGAGTTCGAGAAAATCAAAATTACTGATATCAATGGAAAATTACTTCCTTTAGATGACTATGTAATAATTGATAACATCGTTGAAATTAACACTCAACAGTTATCAAAAGGAATATATTTTTTAAATATTTATAAAAACGAAAAAACTTTCCATTCTATAAAATTTATTAAATAA
- a CDS encoding AIR synthase related protein has translation MSQEVSKRYAQRGVSASKEDVHSAIKNIDKGLFPKAFCKIVPDYLTGDEDYCLIMHADGAGTKSSLAYMYWKETGDVSVWKGIAQDALIMNIDDLLCVGATDNIMLSSTIGRNKNLIPGEVISAIINGTEELLEELKSFGVTIHSTGGETADVGDLVRTIIVDSTVTARVKRKDVIDNANIKEGDVIVGLASFGQATYEKEYNGGMGSNGLTSARHDVFHKVLAEKYPESFDAAVPSELVYSGKTNLTDEVKNAPIDAGKLVLSPTRTYAPIIKSILSKFDSSDVHGMVHCSGGAQTKILHFIDNLHIVKDNLFDVPPLFQLIQENSGTDWKEMYQVFNMGHRMELYVSPEIADEIISISKSFNVDAKIVGRVEGSEEKKLTINSEFGTYTYN, from the coding sequence ATGAGTCAAGAAGTAAGTAAACGCTACGCTCAGCGTGGAGTTTCGGCATCTAAAGAAGATGTTCATAGTGCTATTAAGAACATAGATAAGGGTCTTTTTCCAAAAGCATTTTGTAAAATAGTTCCGGATTACCTTACTGGTGACGAGGATTATTGTTTGATAATGCATGCGGATGGAGCAGGTACCAAATCTTCTTTGGCTTATATGTATTGGAAGGAAACAGGAGATGTTTCTGTATGGAAAGGTATAGCTCAAGATGCATTAATAATGAATATAGATGATTTATTATGTGTTGGAGCAACTGATAATATTATGCTTTCATCCACTATAGGAAGAAATAAAAATCTGATTCCTGGAGAAGTAATTTCTGCAATTATTAATGGGACTGAGGAGTTATTAGAGGAATTAAAAAGTTTTGGAGTTACCATTCATTCTACTGGTGGAGAAACGGCTGATGTAGGGGACTTAGTACGAACAATTATAGTAGACTCTACGGTAACAGCTCGTGTAAAGCGTAAAGATGTTATTGATAATGCTAATATAAAAGAAGGAGATGTAATAGTTGGTTTGGCTTCTTTTGGTCAAGCTACTTACGAAAAAGAATATAATGGCGGAATGGGGAGTAATGGCCTGACATCTGCTCGTCATGATGTTTTTCATAAGGTTTTGGCAGAGAAATATCCTGAAAGTTTTGATGCTGCGGTACCTTCTGAATTGGTGTATTCAGGAAAAACAAACCTTACGGATGAGGTAAAAAATGCACCAATTGATGCTGGTAAATTAGTATTGTCTCCCACAAGAACTTATGCACCTATAATAAAAAGTATTTTATCTAAGTTTGATAGTTCAGACGTTCATGGAATGGTTCACTGCAGTGGAGGAGCTCAAACTAAAATTTTACATTTTATAGATAATTTACATATTGTTAAAGATAATTTATTCGATGTACCTCCTTTATTTCAATTAATCCAGGAAAATTCTGGTACGGATTGGAAAGAAATGTATCAAGTTTTTAATATGGGGCATCGAATGGAGTTATATGTTTCTCCAGAAATTGCAGATGAAATTATTTCAATTTCAAAAAGCTTTAATGTAGATGCTAAAATTGTTGGACGTGTTGAGGGGTCTGAAGAAAAGAAGCTAACGATAAACAGCGAATTCGGTACATATACCTATAACTAA
- the lgt gene encoding prolipoprotein diacylglyceryl transferase yields the protein MIFSKIVWNPIEGFDLGFFVIRFYSLMFVVAFSLGWYLMKKIYIREKISMEKLDSVFIYAVIGTLLGARLGHVFFYDWDYYRNNLLEIILPFKFNPTFEFIGFRGLASHGAAIAFITAMYYYSKNVLKKHPLWIMDRVTIPAAFGGIFVRLGNFFNSEIIGEPSGDSAFGVKFIRDGLSKGEVVRETGIKNINEAYSAIVNNPKFANLLEAIPYRHPAQLYEAFGYIFVSLILWLFYWKTNKRNNRGFLFGMYMMLIFIVRFIVEYVKTSQDGFGDGPNGILSTGQWLSIPFILVGLYFVVTAKKIKEDPKSYTLK from the coding sequence ATGATATTCTCTAAAATAGTATGGAATCCTATAGAAGGATTTGATCTTGGTTTTTTTGTTATTCGTTTTTACAGCCTGATGTTCGTAGTTGCTTTTTCATTAGGATGGTATCTAATGAAGAAAATATATATCCGTGAAAAAATCTCAATGGAAAAATTAGACTCTGTATTTATCTACGCAGTAATAGGTACTTTACTAGGAGCGCGATTAGGCCATGTGTTCTTTTATGATTGGGATTATTACAGAAATAATTTACTAGAAATTATTTTACCTTTTAAATTCAATCCAACATTTGAATTTATAGGATTTAGAGGACTTGCAAGTCACGGAGCTGCTATAGCATTTATTACAGCTATGTATTATTACTCTAAAAATGTTTTAAAAAAACATCCTTTATGGATAATGGACAGAGTAACTATCCCAGCTGCTTTCGGAGGGATTTTTGTTCGATTAGGAAACTTTTTTAATTCAGAAATTATCGGAGAACCTTCCGGAGATTCTGCCTTTGGAGTAAAATTTATAAGAGATGGATTAAGCAAAGGAGAAGTTGTAAGAGAAACAGGAATTAAAAATATTAATGAAGCGTACTCCGCTATTGTAAACAACCCTAAATTTGCTAATCTATTAGAAGCAATTCCATATCGCCACCCTGCTCAACTATACGAAGCATTTGGATATATATTTGTATCCTTAATACTTTGGTTATTTTATTGGAAAACGAACAAACGAAATAATAGAGGATTTTTATTTGGAATGTATATGATGCTTATATTCATTGTTCGTTTCATTGTAGAATATGTAAAAACAAGTCAGGATGGATTTGGAGATGGACCTAACGGAATACTTTCTACTGGTCAGTGGCTAAGCATTCCTTTTATATTAGTTGGACTCTATTTTGTAGTAACAGCAAAGAAAATAAAAGAAGACCCAAAATCATATACCTTAAAATAA
- a CDS encoding DUF1648 domain-containing protein, translating to MSNPVIKVEKELIDILLEMIMFIGLIALILIPVFYYKDLPEMIPTHFNAKGAPDDYNSKSMIWFLPIIGLFLAAGLFVLNKSPHVFNYPKALTIDNASKYYKNSTRLIRVLNLIITWAFVFVLYKSVQVALGDSENLGIWFLPVFLIIIFSAIIYFAIKTRKIS from the coding sequence ATGAGTAATCCAGTTATTAAAGTTGAAAAGGAGTTGATTGATATTTTGTTAGAAATGATAATGTTTATTGGTTTGATTGCTTTAATTTTAATTCCTGTGTTTTATTATAAGGACCTTCCAGAAATGATTCCAACTCATTTTAATGCAAAAGGAGCCCCAGATGATTATAATTCTAAATCCATGATTTGGTTCCTTCCTATTATTGGTTTGTTTCTAGCCGCAGGTCTTTTTGTTTTAAATAAATCACCTCATGTTTTTAATTATCCTAAAGCACTTACTATCGATAATGCATCTAAATATTATAAGAATAGTACTAGACTTATTAGAGTACTAAACCTTATTATTACGTGGGCTTTCGTTTTTGTTTTATATAAATCTGTTCAAGTGGCGTTAGGTGATTCTGAAAATTTAGGGATATGGTTTTTACCAGTTTTTCTAATTATTATTTTTAGTGCAATTATTTACTTCGCTATAAAGACAAGAAAAATATCATAG
- a CDS encoding CsgE family curli-type amyloid fiber assembly protein has product MNFKLVILFFLVFQFSNGQHTNIEVVAKIKTERIDDIISVSAEATNATEVYKSLKYTFSIFRTDSKNNVTKNNQEERFTLEANEQKSLANTSIGVDEQDKIVILLLIYEEEAIVGKDRIAFNEETKKKEKEEEYAEDDGIELKGIVIEETKTKPGKDFYDFFYTSYTLNRINGSKIVGVYEKLSFGRSTIIQVKIEDRVIHEFLGKPDIEYLEQMSKISIRRVYKYFKDLKKQKRDIFQY; this is encoded by the coding sequence ATGAACTTTAAACTGGTCATATTGTTTTTTTTGGTATTTCAATTTTCGAATGGTCAGCATACCAATATAGAAGTAGTTGCTAAGATTAAAACAGAAAGAATAGATGATATTATTTCTGTTAGTGCAGAAGCGACAAATGCTACAGAGGTTTATAAAAGTTTAAAATATACATTTTCGATTTTTAGAACAGATAGCAAAAATAATGTTACTAAAAACAATCAAGAAGAAAGATTTACATTAGAGGCTAATGAACAAAAGAGTCTTGCTAATACATCAATAGGTGTTGATGAGCAGGATAAAATTGTGATACTTTTGTTAATTTATGAAGAAGAAGCAATAGTTGGTAAAGACCGAATCGCCTTTAATGAAGAAACGAAAAAAAAAGAAAAAGAAGAAGAGTATGCAGAAGATGACGGTATCGAATTGAAAGGTATCGTTATTGAAGAAACAAAAACAAAACCTGGTAAGGATTTTTATGATTTTTTCTACACTTCTTACACATTAAATAGAATAAATGGTTCTAAAATAGTTGGAGTTTATGAAAAACTTAGTTTTGGTAGAAGTACAATTATCCAGGTAAAAATAGAAGATAGAGTCATTCATGAATTCCTTGGAAAACCTGATATAGAATATTTAGAGCAAATGTCTAAAATTTCAATACGTCGGGTTTACAAATATTTTAAAGATCTTAAAAAACAAAAAAGAGATATTTTTCAGTATTAA
- a CDS encoding CsgG/HfaB family protein has translation MRHKFYQVILVISCTILLSGCGTYFNQPITIEQARIGEDTQFTQTLRDFPRPTEPVVVGVYKFRDQTGQYKPTEAGSTFSTAVTQGATTILVKALEDSKWFVPIERENLSNLLNERNIIRSTRKEYRKNKNSKEPQLPPLLYAGIILEGGIVSYDSNIITGGLGARYFGIGGSTQYRQDRITVYLRAVSTSSGKILKTVYVSKTILSQALDASFFRYVKFSRLLEAETGFTKNEPGQIAVSEAIEKAVEALIIEGIEDKLWSSKAEPEKVNALVADYNEEKNEAHNKGLYERYFKERRGEKSLFANGGMALISGDYNNADLSYSIGVGGKWYFNPYLNANASINKFELRNEGAFSEGFNAIDINAELTLLPFEKLTPYFFGGMGTVNSDDFDRTFFKFQYGGGIEYLVSDHIGVSLGATHNLVLGDKLDNVTQGKRDDQYFNFSLGLNWYFKTPLKMDKELRKQKRTEDKELRKLKKRNRQVIENGEVPKG, from the coding sequence ATGCGTCATAAGTTTTATCAAGTAATTCTAGTAATTTCTTGTACAATATTGCTGTCTGGATGTGGAACCTATTTTAATCAACCTATTACAATAGAACAAGCAAGAATTGGAGAGGATACACAGTTTACTCAGACTTTAAGAGATTTCCCCAGGCCTACGGAACCTGTAGTGGTAGGAGTGTATAAGTTTAGAGATCAAACGGGTCAATATAAACCTACTGAAGCAGGAAGTACATTTAGTACTGCTGTTACTCAAGGGGCAACTACCATTTTGGTAAAAGCCTTAGAAGATTCTAAGTGGTTCGTGCCTATCGAAAGAGAAAATCTTAGTAATTTATTGAATGAACGAAATATTATTCGTTCCACTAGAAAAGAATATAGAAAAAATAAAAATTCTAAAGAACCTCAATTACCACCATTATTATATGCAGGAATTATTTTAGAAGGTGGTATCGTGTCCTATGACTCTAATATCATTACGGGAGGATTGGGAGCAAGATATTTTGGAATAGGTGGTTCTACTCAATATAGACAAGATAGAATTACAGTATATCTAAGAGCTGTTTCTACATCTAGTGGTAAAATTTTAAAAACTGTTTATGTTTCTAAAACAATATTATCACAAGCATTGGATGCTAGTTTTTTTAGATATGTTAAGTTCAGTCGATTGTTAGAAGCTGAAACTGGTTTTACCAAAAATGAGCCTGGACAAATAGCAGTTTCTGAGGCAATAGAAAAGGCTGTCGAAGCGCTAATAATAGAAGGGATAGAAGATAAGCTTTGGAGTTCTAAAGCAGAACCAGAAAAAGTAAATGCATTAGTGGCTGACTATAATGAAGAGAAGAATGAAGCACATAATAAAGGGCTCTACGAACGATATTTTAAAGAAAGAAGAGGAGAAAAATCATTATTCGCTAATGGAGGAATGGCTCTTATTAGCGGAGATTATAATAACGCCGATTTATCATATTCTATAGGAGTAGGAGGTAAGTGGTATTTTAATCCGTACTTAAATGCTAATGCAAGTATTAATAAATTTGAATTGCGAAATGAAGGAGCATTCTCTGAAGGGTTTAATGCAATTGATATAAATGCAGAGCTGACCTTATTGCCTTTTGAAAAACTCACTCCTTATTTCTTCGGAGGAATGGGAACTGTAAATAGTGATGATTTTGATAGAACCTTTTTTAAGTTTCAATATGGAGGAGGTATCGAATATTTAGTTTCTGACCATATAGGAGTGTCATTAGGTGCGACCCATAATCTGGTATTAGGCGATAAACTAGATAATGTTACACAAGGTAAAAGAGATGATCAATATTTTAATTTTTCTTTAGGTTTAAATTGGTATTTCAAAACTCCTTTGAAAATGGATAAAGAACTTCGTAAACAAAAACGAACAGAAGATAAAGAGCTTAGAAAACTAAAAAAAAGAAATCGACAAGTAATTGAAAATGGTGAAGTTCCTAAAGGATAA
- a CDS encoding peptide-methionine (S)-S-oxide reductase, translated as MSNLKIGLGGGCHWCTEAVFQSLKGVTSVEQGYIKSTGKNNSFSEAVIVVFSTEVISLKDLIEIHLLTHKSTSNHSFMEKYRSAIYYFEIEQKSIIETIITQLNENFQNRLITKVLKFNSFKPSRIELINYYKNNPKKPFCTRYIEPKLEFLRNKYLDKMNL; from the coding sequence ATGAGTAATTTAAAAATAGGACTAGGTGGAGGATGTCACTGGTGTACAGAAGCCGTTTTTCAATCCTTAAAAGGTGTAACCTCTGTTGAACAAGGCTATATAAAAAGTACTGGAAAAAACAACTCTTTTTCGGAAGCTGTGATCGTAGTATTCTCAACCGAAGTAATAAGTCTAAAGGACTTAATTGAGATTCATTTACTTACACATAAAAGCACCTCTAATCATAGCTTTATGGAAAAATACCGAAGTGCAATTTATTATTTCGAAATTGAACAAAAGTCAATTATTGAAACAATCATTACTCAACTAAATGAAAATTTTCAAAATCGATTAATAACAAAGGTTTTAAAATTCAATTCCTTTAAACCTTCGAGAATAGAATTAATCAACTACTACAAAAACAACCCAAAAAAACCGTTTTGCACACGATATATAGAACCCAAACTAGAGTTTCTTAGAAATAAGTATTTGGATAAAATGAATCTTTAA
- a CDS encoding carboxypeptidase regulatory-like domain-containing protein, translating to MKKHIIRIITVFMVFAITSCSEDTIDLEGLGAVRGRVVAVGTNEPLENVKISTNPSSSTVFTDADGEYVIENIPSGDYSLSAQRDGLLAQFEAISILADRELEIVFEMDVETAGNRAPDAAILDSPEDNSVDQPLEVTLVWTGSDPDDDTLTYTITLRNDENSEVEVFENITDTTYTLTNLSYKVKYFWQVSSNDGINDAVNSSSFAFETMSPPNNRIVYTRSIGDNGVIYSADEQGSTEIQLTSETKNSFRPRRHVGTGKIAFLQSVGSQTHLFTMNEDGSQVMQVTSQVSVAGFNLGEIDFSWTENGAKLLFPNQDKLYSINADGSGLVLVYQTTNGDLISEVDTNDNNNVIVLKTNNLDGYEVEIFTINTSGTVLDTILSGVSGAAGSINLSVDGTKLLYSRDISGFESSEYRQLDSHIFIYDFGDSSNLDISIEKPAGTNDLDGRFSPNEASVIFVNTSNDGISQKNIQTMSILEIANRADLITNASMADWE from the coding sequence ATGAAAAAACATATAATAAGAATAATAACCGTATTTATGGTTTTTGCTATCACTTCATGTAGCGAAGATACAATAGATTTAGAAGGTTTGGGTGCTGTTAGAGGAAGAGTGGTGGCTGTGGGAACCAATGAGCCTCTAGAGAATGTGAAAATATCTACAAACCCTTCTTCAAGTACAGTTTTTACAGATGCTGATGGAGAATATGTTATTGAGAATATTCCTTCTGGAGATTACTCTCTTTCTGCTCAAAGAGATGGGTTATTAGCTCAGTTTGAAGCAATATCGATTCTTGCTGATCGAGAGTTAGAGATCGTTTTTGAGATGGATGTAGAGACTGCGGGAAATAGAGCACCTGATGCTGCAATCTTAGATTCGCCAGAAGATAATTCAGTAGATCAACCATTGGAAGTTACATTAGTTTGGACAGGTTCTGATCCTGATGATGATACTCTTACTTATACCATTACTTTGCGTAATGATGAAAACTCCGAAGTAGAAGTATTTGAAAATATTACTGATACAACCTATACGCTTACAAATCTTTCTTATAAGGTTAAATATTTTTGGCAAGTAAGCAGTAACGATGGGATAAATGATGCTGTAAATAGTAGTAGTTTTGCTTTTGAAACTATGAGTCCTCCAAATAATCGAATTGTGTATACAAGATCAATCGGTGATAACGGAGTGATTTATTCTGCAGATGAACAAGGAAGTACAGAAATCCAACTGACTTCAGAGACTAAAAATAGTTTTAGACCTAGACGTCATGTGGGTACAGGTAAGATTGCTTTTCTGCAGTCTGTTGGTTCGCAGACGCACTTGTTTACAATGAATGAGGATGGTTCTCAGGTTATGCAAGTTACTTCTCAGGTTTCTGTTGCTGGATTTAATTTAGGAGAAATTGATTTTTCTTGGACTGAAAATGGGGCTAAATTATTATTTCCTAATCAAGATAAATTATATAGTATTAATGCCGATGGAAGTGGTCTAGTTTTAGTTTATCAAACGACTAACGGAGATCTTATTTCAGAAGTAGATACGAATGATAATAATAATGTAATTGTACTTAAGACTAATAATTTAGATGGTTACGAGGTAGAGATTTTTACAATCAATACATCAGGAACTGTTCTTGATACTATATTGTCAGGAGTTTCCGGAGCAGCAGGAAGTATAAATCTTTCTGTTGATGGGACTAAACTTTTATATAGTCGTGATATTTCTGGTTTTGAAAGCAGTGAATATAGACAATTAGATTCTCACATATTCATATATGACTTTGGTGATAGTTCTAATTTAGATATCTCTATTGAAAAACCAGCCGGTACTAATGATTTAGATGGAAGGTTTTCTCCAAATGAAGCTTCAGTTATTTTTGTGAACACTTCTAATGACGGGATATCACAAAAAAATATACAAACAATGTCAATTTTAGAAATAGCTAATAGAGCTGATTTAATTACGAATGCTTCTATGGCGGATTGGGAATAA
- the yidD gene encoding membrane protein insertion efficiency factor YidD: MGSNLTLKKVLILPFVGLVKLYQHVISPLTPATCRYQPTCSHYTVEALEKHGLFKGGKLAVKRIFSCHPWGGSGYDPVPDVNTNKKKEKLN; this comes from the coding sequence TTGGGTTCAAATTTAACCTTAAAAAAGGTTTTAATACTACCATTTGTTGGACTTGTGAAATTATACCAACATGTAATTTCACCTTTAACTCCTGCTACCTGTCGTTATCAACCAACGTGCTCTCATTACACTGTAGAGGCATTAGAAAAGCATGGATTGTTCAAAGGCGGAAAACTTGCTGTAAAACGTATTTTTAGCTGTCATCCTTGGGGAGGTAGTGGATATGATCCAGTTCCAGATGTCAATACCAACAAAAAAAAAGAAAAGTTAAACTAA
- a CDS encoding curli production assembly/transport component CsgF has translation MKSIIVTTLLVFSAFQLSYGQDLVYRPKNPAFGGDTFNYQWLLSSAEAQNTFTDENDPNADNRSDLERFTESLNSQLLGQISRTLFTEQFGDEGLTEGTFSFGTLFIEIFPSGEGLVINILDTGTGDQSQVIIPN, from the coding sequence ATGAAGTCAATCATAGTAACTACTTTGCTTGTTTTCTCAGCTTTTCAACTTAGCTATGGACAAGACTTGGTATATCGGCCAAAAAATCCTGCTTTTGGAGGTGATACTTTTAATTATCAATGGCTATTAAGTTCGGCGGAAGCTCAGAATACATTTACAGATGAAAATGATCCAAACGCTGATAATAGATCAGATTTGGAAAGATTTACAGAAAGTCTAAATAGCCAATTATTAGGTCAGATATCTAGAACTTTATTTACCGAGCAATTTGGAGACGAAGGACTAACTGAAGGTACTTTTAGTTTTGGAACATTGTTTATCGAGATTTTTCCCTCTGGAGAAGGATTGGTGATAAACATTTTAGATACTGGCACCGGAGATCAATCTCAAGTAATAATTCCTAATTAA
- the prfA gene encoding peptide chain release factor 1 produces MIDKLNIVKQRFDEVTDLIIQPDIISDRKRYVQLNKEYKDLKALMDQRDHYIELTNNRKEAEEIIADGSDAEMVEMAKMQLEEAKEELPALEEKIRYMLVPKDPEDAKNCVVEIRAGTGGDEASIFAGDLFRMYTKYCEGKGWSTSVVDLSEGTSGGYKEIIFEVNGEDAYGTMKFEAGVHRVQRVPQTETQGRVHTSAATVMVLPEAEEFDVELDMTEVRIERTTSTGPGGQSVNTTYSAIKLHHEPTGMIVSCQDQKSSHKNLEKALKVLRSRLYDIELEKKQAADSEKRKSMVSSGDRSAKIRTYNYPQGRVTDHRIGLTLYDLGNIINGDIQKIIDELQLVENTEKLKESNEVF; encoded by the coding sequence ATGATTGATAAATTAAATATTGTAAAGCAACGATTTGATGAGGTAACTGATCTTATTATCCAACCAGATATTATTTCTGATCGTAAGAGATATGTTCAACTTAATAAAGAATATAAGGATCTAAAAGCATTGATGGATCAGAGAGATCATTATATAGAGTTGACTAATAATAGAAAGGAAGCGGAAGAGATCATTGCAGATGGTAGCGATGCAGAAATGGTTGAGATGGCAAAAATGCAATTAGAAGAAGCTAAAGAAGAGTTGCCAGCTTTAGAGGAGAAAATAAGATATATGTTAGTGCCTAAGGATCCAGAAGATGCTAAAAACTGCGTAGTGGAGATTCGTGCTGGAACAGGTGGTGATGAAGCAAGTATTTTTGCTGGAGACTTATTCAGAATGTATACTAAATATTGTGAAGGTAAGGGATGGAGTACTAGTGTGGTAGATCTAAGTGAAGGAACTAGTGGAGGATATAAAGAGATTATTTTTGAAGTAAATGGAGAGGATGCATACGGAACAATGAAGTTCGAGGCAGGAGTACATCGTGTACAACGTGTTCCTCAGACAGAGACTCAAGGACGTGTGCATACTAGTGCTGCAACTGTGATGGTTTTGCCAGAGGCAGAAGAGTTTGATGTAGAGCTTGATATGACAGAGGTGAGGATAGAGCGAACTACTTCTACAGGTCCTGGTGGGCAATCTGTAAATACTACTTATTCTGCGATTAAGTTACATCATGAGCCGACGGGTATGATTGTTAGTTGTCAGGATCAGAAATCATCGCATAAAAACTTAGAGAAGGCATTAAAAGTACTGCGTTCTCGTTTATATGATATTGAATTAGAAAAGAAACAAGCTGCTGATTCAGAAAAGCGTAAGAGTATGGTTTCTTCTGGTGATAGATCTGCAAAAATTAGAACATATAATTATCCACAGGGTAGGGTGACTGATCATCGTATAGGATTAACCTTATATGATCTTGGTAATATTATTAATGGAGATATCCAGAAAATAATAGATGAGTTACAACTGGTAGAAAATACAGAGAAACTAAAAGAGTCTAACGAGGTATTCTAA